From a single Oceaniferula flava genomic region:
- the phoU gene encoding phosphate signaling complex protein PhoU, producing the protein MPNQGHILSTFDETLRQLRETTITMGAGTQRNIQNAVRGLLERNKELCNTAIADDDDEDRLEVEIDRLGMSIITKFRPLASDLRLVIASMKIASHLERISDQAVSVAKRSRKLIKNAEIPETRNIEGLYNVSASMLADAMTAYTDTDTQLALQVIEREKELKKCHKSTTRHFSSSLEGESEQYRDYLDLVFICRWLERVGDLATNIAEDVIFEETSTDIRHGGELPAELQD; encoded by the coding sequence ATGCCAAACCAAGGACATATTCTCAGCACCTTTGACGAAACCCTCAGACAACTTCGTGAAACCACCATCACCATGGGGGCCGGCACCCAACGCAACATTCAGAATGCGGTGCGCGGACTGCTCGAGCGCAACAAGGAACTTTGCAACACAGCCATCGCGGATGACGACGATGAAGACCGCTTGGAGGTCGAAATCGATCGTCTGGGCATGAGTATCATCACCAAGTTTCGCCCACTCGCCAGTGACCTACGTCTGGTCATTGCATCGATGAAAATAGCCAGCCACCTGGAGCGCATCTCCGATCAAGCTGTGAGCGTGGCCAAACGTTCGCGCAAACTGATCAAAAATGCCGAGATCCCCGAGACGCGCAATATCGAAGGACTCTACAACGTTTCCGCTTCGATGCTGGCCGATGCCATGACCGCTTACACCGACACCGATACCCAGCTCGCGCTACAGGTAATCGAACGCGAGAAAGAGCTCAAAAAGTGCCACAAATCCACCACACGTCACTTCTCCAGCTCCCTCGAAGGTGAGTCCGAACAATACCGTGACTACCTCGATTTGGTCTTCATTTGTCGCTGGCTCGAACGCGTCGGCGATCTTGCCACCAACATCGCCGAAGACGTGATCTTCGAGGAAACCTCCACGGACATCCGTCACGGAGGCGAACTTCCGGCCGAACTCCAGGACTAG